One window from the genome of Deltaproteobacteria bacterium encodes:
- a CDS encoding type II secretion system GspH family protein, with amino-acid sequence MDDRRGFTLLEVLVSLAILSITLLLAYEVLSGAIAAEDRSERWTVASCLGETLVRESTAVWPETGESSGKFAPPIEAYSWKRSIRPAAHADAREVHVTVTWSAGGREERVSLAGVAIK; translated from the coding sequence ATGGATGACCGGCGGGGGTTCACCCTGCTCGAGGTGCTGGTCTCCCTCGCCATCCTGTCGATCACGCTGCTCCTCGCCTACGAGGTCCTCTCCGGGGCGATCGCCGCCGAGGACCGTTCGGAACGGTGGACCGTCGCCTCCTGCCTGGGGGAGACTCTCGTCCGGGAGTCCACGGCGGTGTGGCCCGAGACCGGGGAATCGTCGGGAAAGTTCGCTCCCCCGATCGAGGCGTACTCCTGGAAACGCTCGATCCGTCCCGCCGCGCACGCCGACGCCCGGGAGGTCCATGTCACCGTCACCTGGTCCGCCGGAGGCCGGGAGGAGCGGGTCTCCCTCGCCGGCGTCGCCATCAAATGA